One genomic segment of Clostridium saccharoperbutylacetonicum N1-4(HMT) includes these proteins:
- a CDS encoding FprA family A-type flavoprotein has translation MKTLELKKNLYWTGLLDPDLRKFDIVMETEFGTSYNSYLFKTSEKTVLFETGKVTFFEDYLKELKALVDIKDIDYIVVSHTEPDHAGSIGLLLDINPNIKIVATQVAIGFLKNIVNREFESIEVKENDTLDLGDKTLRFMPLPNLHWPDTMYTYIEEDKTLVTCDSFGSHYSFDGVLLSKLTDNEGYLRALKYYFDCIIGPFKNPFMVKALERIKDLEVDMICTGHGPVLDCRIDEVKEYYYKWSTVTNPNPRKTVIIPYVSAYGYTKELANEISKGIQESGEIDVRTYDMEEADQGKVLEELEFADGILFGTPTIVGDALKPIWDLTTSIFSRTHGGKLASAFGSYGWSGEAVPNIIQRLKQLRMKVVDEGFRIKFKPSDAQLKEAYGYGYNFGCLLQNKENPNKVQ, from the coding sequence ATGAAGACACTAGAATTAAAAAAGAATTTATACTGGACAGGACTTTTAGATCCAGATTTAAGAAAATTTGATATTGTTATGGAGACAGAGTTTGGTACTTCGTATAATTCTTACTTATTTAAAACCAGTGAAAAGACTGTATTATTTGAAACTGGGAAAGTTACATTTTTTGAAGACTATTTGAAAGAATTAAAGGCACTTGTTGATATTAAGGATATTGATTATATTGTAGTAAGCCATACAGAACCAGATCATGCAGGTAGTATAGGATTACTTTTAGATATTAATCCAAATATTAAAATTGTTGCAACTCAGGTTGCTATAGGTTTTTTAAAGAATATTGTTAATAGAGAGTTTGAAAGTATTGAAGTAAAGGAAAATGATACCTTAGATTTAGGTGATAAAACTTTACGTTTCATGCCTCTTCCTAATCTTCATTGGCCTGATACTATGTATACATATATTGAAGAAGATAAAACATTAGTTACTTGTGATTCTTTTGGTTCTCACTATAGTTTCGATGGTGTATTATTAAGTAAATTAACTGATAATGAAGGATATTTAAGAGCTCTTAAATATTATTTTGATTGCATCATTGGTCCATTTAAAAACCCATTTATGGTAAAGGCTTTAGAGAGAATTAAAGATTTAGAAGTTGATATGATATGTACAGGACATGGTCCAGTATTAGATTGCAGAATAGATGAAGTGAAGGAATATTATTATAAATGGTCAACTGTAACTAATCCAAATCCTAGAAAAACAGTTATTATACCATATGTAAGTGCTTATGGATATACTAAAGAATTAGCTAATGAAATTTCTAAAGGGATCCAAGAAAGTGGAGAAATAGATGTAAGAACTTATGATATGGAAGAAGCAGATCAAGGAAAAGTGCTTGAAGAGCTTGAATTTGCAGATGGAATTCTTTTCGGTACTCCTACAATAGTAGGTGATGCATTAAAACCTATTTGGGATTTAACAACATCAATTTTTTCAAGAACTCATGGAGGAAAACTTGCAAGTGCATTTGGAAGTTATGGATGGAGTGGAGAAGCAGTTCCTAACATTATTCAAAGATTAAAACAGTTAAGAATGAAGGTTGTTGATGAAGGATTTCGTATTAAATTTAAACCAAGTGATGCTCAGTTAAAAGAAGCATATGGTTATGGATATAATTTTGGATGCCTTTTACAAAATAAAGAAAATCCAAATAAAGTTCAATAA
- the thiW gene encoding energy coupling factor transporter S component ThiW, with translation MKEKSKAQKIALSGVLIGISVIFGTFSIPVGAAKISPIQHFVNVVGAVTLGPMYAVANAFITSLIRNIMGTGSLLAFPGSMVGAFLAGILYKKFRKPSIAVVGEIVGTGILGAVLAYPVAALILGKQVAVFVYVIPFISSCSVGAIIAYFFVNIPIIKKILINNEVTSDKKHSVDHI, from the coding sequence ATGAAAGAAAAAAGTAAAGCACAGAAAATTGCATTAAGTGGTGTTTTAATTGGTATCTCTGTTATATTTGGAACCTTTTCTATACCAGTTGGAGCAGCTAAAATCTCGCCAATTCAACATTTTGTAAATGTGGTTGGCGCAGTGACCTTAGGACCAATGTATGCAGTTGCAAATGCATTTATTACATCCCTTATAAGAAATATTATGGGGACAGGAAGTTTATTAGCATTCCCAGGAAGTATGGTTGGGGCATTCCTTGCAGGAATTCTTTATAAGAAATTTAGAAAACCAAGTATAGCTGTAGTTGGAGAAATAGTTGGTACAGGAATATTAGGAGCAGTATTAGCTTATCCAGTAGCAGCATTAATTTTAGGAAAACAAGTAGCAGTGTTTGTATATGTAATTCCATTTATATCAAGCTGCAGTGTTGGAGCAATTATAGCATATTTCTTTGTAAATATCCCTATAATAAAGAAAATACTTATAAATAATGAAGTGACATCAGATAAAAAACACAGTGTGGATCATATTTAA
- the thiE gene encoding thiamine phosphate synthase, giving the protein MKPQIDYSIYLVTDRDLMSTETLEEAVEKAIMGGCTLVQLREKDCSSLDFYNTAVKVKEITDKYKVPLLINDRLDIAQAVDAAGVHVGQSDLPLTIVRKILGEDKIIGVSTGNLEEAIKAQNEGADYLGVGAMYSTGTKKDAKHTSIEELKKIRNKVSIPIVVIGGINKERVKDFEGIRIDGLAIVSAIIAQKDITQATKDIKNMFTNNKVL; this is encoded by the coding sequence ATGAAGCCCCAAATAGATTATAGTATTTATCTTGTAACAGATAGAGATTTAATGAGTACAGAAACTTTGGAAGAAGCTGTAGAAAAAGCAATTATGGGAGGTTGTACCTTAGTTCAATTAAGGGAAAAAGATTGTTCCTCACTTGATTTTTATAATACAGCAGTTAAAGTTAAGGAAATCACTGATAAATATAAGGTGCCACTATTAATAAATGATAGATTAGACATTGCTCAAGCAGTTGATGCAGCAGGGGTACATGTAGGACAAAGTGATTTACCCTTGACAATTGTTAGAAAAATTCTAGGAGAAGACAAAATTATTGGTGTTTCAACAGGTAATTTAGAAGAAGCAATAAAAGCCCAAAATGAAGGTGCAGATTATTTAGGAGTTGGTGCAATGTATTCAACTGGAACTAAAAAAGATGCAAAGCATACAAGTATAGAGGAACTAAAGAAAATAAGAAATAAGGTATCTATACCTATAGTAGTGATTGGTGGAATAAATAAAGAAAGAGTTAAAGATTTTGAAGGAATAAGGATTGATGGACTTGCAATAGTATCTGCTATAATTGCTCAAAAAGATATTACGCAAGCAACAAAAGACATAAAAAATATGTTCACTAATAATAAAGTTTTATAG
- the thiM gene encoding hydroxyethylthiazole kinase, with product MENKIVEEIGKLLEEVKNKKPLVHNITNYVTVNDCANILLALGASPIMADDIREAADITSISSALVINIGTLNERTIEAMIASGKKANELNIPVVFDPVGAGASEFRNATTKRILEEVKVSVLRGNMSEVKFIAGLQATTKGVDASEADINAANEEGVIIAKKLALMLNCTVAITGVTDIIADGKRGVILENGHKMLANVTGTGCMTTALVGAYCGAGTDCFLAAVSGIISMGIAGEIAFEKAGQVGTGSFHIAIIDAISNLNSEIIGKMAKAKEL from the coding sequence ATGGAAAATAAAATAGTTGAAGAAATAGGAAAGTTATTAGAAGAGGTTAAGAATAAGAAGCCGCTTGTACATAATATAACTAATTATGTTACAGTAAATGATTGTGCCAATATCTTACTTGCTTTAGGGGCATCGCCAATCATGGCGGATGATATAAGAGAAGCAGCAGATATTACAAGTATTTCTTCTGCACTTGTAATTAATATTGGTACTTTAAATGAAAGAACAATTGAAGCTATGATTGCTTCAGGTAAGAAAGCTAATGAATTAAATATTCCAGTTGTATTTGATCCAGTTGGAGCAGGTGCATCTGAATTTAGAAATGCAACTACCAAGAGAATATTAGAAGAAGTAAAAGTAAGTGTTTTACGTGGAAATATGTCTGAAGTTAAGTTTATAGCAGGCTTACAAGCAACTACTAAGGGCGTAGATGCGTCAGAAGCAGATATTAATGCTGCAAATGAAGAAGGGGTAATTATTGCTAAAAAATTAGCTCTTATGCTTAATTGTACAGTTGCAATAACAGGAGTAACTGATATTATTGCTGATGGAAAAAGGGGTGTAATTCTTGAGAATGGACATAAAATGCTTGCAAATGTAACAGGAACAGGATGCATGACAACTGCATTAGTAGGTGCATATTGTGGCGCAGGAACAGATTGTTTTTTAGCTGCAGTTTCTGGAATAATATCTATGGGGATAGCTGGAGAAATTGCATTTGAAAAGGCTGGCCAAGTAGGAACAGGAAGTTTCCATATTGCAATTATAGATGCTATAAGTAATTTAAACTCTGAAATAATTGGAAAGATGGCTAAAGCTAAAGAACTATAA
- a CDS encoding FMN-binding protein, translated as MGKKIKKSQVLRYVIQLIMFLIMPGIYAMTFSEVKAVYQMIINGNFNFLQAFPSLVEFVVVMLLTIVMGRWFCGWICAFGAYNDLIYYLSKKVFKGKYKVDEKVDSILKYAKYVILLFIIIVSWTFGSSILESTSPWDAFGQITDVSTLLIGLILLILITIGAAFIERFFCRYLCPLGAIFSIISKFGIVKINKPKADCGKCRVCTINCSMGLNLYKVDGVKGGDCINCLKCTEVCPRKNANINILGQDVNQNLAGSFAMAAMLGVYGLTNFGADALSNSGIISNNSTISSNATQSSSVSESSSQKYKDGTYTGSGEGYRGGITKVSVTVSGGKITDIKTVSNQDTPKFYKRVESTIMNSIISKQSVSVDTVSGATFSSKGIMSAVENALISSTNNSVSDKTSETQNSEASNTVASQGNESTTNSTNSKTSSSAGEYKDGTYTGAGTGYRGGTTKVSVNISGGKITGIKTVSNQDTPKFYQRVENTIMNSIISKQSTAVDTVSGATYSSKGIMSAVANALSQAK; from the coding sequence ATGGGTAAAAAAATAAAAAAATCTCAAGTATTAAGGTATGTTATACAGTTAATTATGTTTCTAATAATGCCTGGAATTTATGCAATGACGTTTAGTGAGGTAAAAGCAGTTTATCAAATGATTATTAATGGTAATTTTAACTTTCTTCAAGCATTTCCAAGTTTAGTGGAGTTTGTAGTGGTTATGCTATTAACTATAGTTATGGGAAGATGGTTTTGCGGATGGATATGTGCTTTTGGAGCATATAATGATTTAATATATTACCTATCAAAAAAAGTTTTTAAAGGGAAATATAAAGTTGATGAAAAAGTTGATTCAATATTAAAATATGCAAAGTATGTAATATTACTATTTATAATAATTGTTTCATGGACATTTGGAAGCAGTATATTAGAAAGTACAAGTCCTTGGGATGCTTTTGGGCAAATAACTGATGTTTCAACTTTGTTAATAGGATTAATTCTCTTAATATTAATAACAATAGGAGCAGCCTTTATTGAAAGATTTTTCTGTAGATACTTATGTCCATTAGGTGCAATATTTTCCATAATATCTAAATTTGGAATAGTAAAAATAAACAAACCAAAAGCAGATTGTGGCAAATGCAGAGTTTGCACTATTAATTGTTCTATGGGATTAAACCTTTATAAGGTAGATGGTGTTAAGGGTGGCGATTGTATTAACTGTTTAAAGTGTACAGAAGTGTGCCCAAGAAAAAATGCCAATATAAATATTTTAGGTCAAGATGTAAATCAAAATTTAGCTGGTTCTTTTGCAATGGCTGCAATGTTAGGTGTTTATGGATTAACTAATTTTGGTGCAGATGCATTAAGTAATTCTGGTATAATATCAAATAATAGCACTATATCAAGCAATGCAACTCAAAGTTCATCAGTATCAGAGAGTTCTTCACAAAAATATAAAGATGGAACATATACAGGAAGTGGAGAAGGCTATAGAGGAGGAATAACTAAAGTTTCAGTTACAGTATCGGGTGGAAAAATAACTGATATAAAAACAGTATCTAATCAAGACACTCCAAAGTTTTATAAAAGAGTTGAAAGTACTATAATGAATAGTATAATTTCTAAACAGTCAGTGTCGGTGGATACAGTTTCAGGAGCAACCTTTAGTAGTAAGGGAATTATGAGTGCTGTTGAAAATGCTTTAATTTCATCAACAAATAATAGTGTATCTGATAAAACTAGTGAAACTCAAAATAGTGAAGCTTCAAATACAGTAGCAAGTCAAGGAAATGAAAGCACAACTAATAGTACAAATTCTAAAACAAGTAGTAGTGCAGGTGAATATAAAGATGGAACATATACAGGAGCTGGAACAGGCTATAGAGGAGGAACAACTAAGGTTTCAGTTAATATATCAGGTGGAAAAATAACTGGTATAAAAACAGTATCTAACCAAGATACTCCTAAGTTTTATCAAAGAGTTGAAAATACTATAATGAATAGTATAATTTCGAAGCAGTCAACAGCAGTAGATACAGTTTCAGGAGCAACTTATAGTTCAAAAGGAATAATGAGTGCTGTTGCAAATGCTCTGAGCCAAGCAAAATAA
- the thiD gene encoding bifunctional hydroxymethylpyrimidine kinase/phosphomethylpyrimidine kinase: MFRALTIAGSDTCGGAGIQADLKSFSANGVYGMSVITAVTAQNTMGVFGIQDINPEMIESQIDVIFEDIRVDAVKIGMVSKIESIKAISKALRKIEKLPPIVLDPVMISKSGFNLLSKDAKDTLVKELFPLAVLITPNLPEAEEILGLKINNIEEMKEAALKLKELGPQAVLVKGGHLENEATDLLFDGESFVFLPQERINTIHTHGTGCTLSSAIAANLAKGMTMEEAVKEGKRYITVAIEHGFELGKGVGPTNHFYELYTLLEKAQSENKNS, translated from the coding sequence ATGTTCAGAGCATTGACTATAGCAGGTTCAGATACTTGTGGAGGAGCAGGAATTCAAGCTGATTTAAAATCTTTTTCAGCTAATGGAGTTTATGGAATGAGTGTTATTACAGCTGTAACGGCTCAAAATACAATGGGGGTTTTTGGAATTCAAGACATAAATCCAGAAATGATAGAATCCCAAATAGATGTTATTTTTGAGGACATAAGAGTTGATGCTGTAAAGATAGGCATGGTTTCAAAGATTGAATCAATTAAAGCTATTTCAAAAGCCTTGAGGAAAATTGAAAAATTACCGCCAATAGTATTAGATCCTGTTATGATTTCTAAAAGTGGATTCAATTTGCTATCAAAGGATGCTAAAGACACTTTGGTTAAAGAATTATTTCCTTTGGCTGTTTTAATAACTCCAAATTTACCAGAAGCAGAAGAAATTTTAGGGCTAAAAATAAATAATATAGAAGAAATGAAGGAAGCAGCTTTAAAGCTAAAGGAACTTGGACCACAAGCAGTCTTAGTTAAAGGTGGACATTTAGAAAATGAAGCTACTGATTTATTATTTGATGGAGAAAGTTTTGTATTTTTACCACAAGAAAGAATAAATACAATTCACACTCATGGAACTGGCTGCACATTATCCTCAGCTATAGCAGCAAATTTAGCAAAGGGTATGACTATGGAGGAGGCTGTCAAAGAAGGTAAAAGATATATAACAGTAGCTATAGAGCATGGTTTTGAACTTGGGAAAGGTGTTGGGCCTACTAATCATTTTTATGAACTTTATACACTTTTAGAAAAAGCACAAAGCGAAAACAAGAATTCATAA
- the thiC gene encoding phosphomethylpyrimidine synthase ThiC, translating into MNYKTQMEAAKKGMLTKEMKVVADKENISEEKLMKLIAEGRIVIPANINHKSLSPEGIGDGLRTKINVNLGISGDSVDYCREMEKVKMAIEFGAEAIMDLSNYGKTQEFREKLIEYSPAMIGTVPMYDAIGYLEKDLMDIKAKDFLDVVLAHAKAGVDFVTIHAGINKRTVSLFKEDKRRLNIVSRGGSLLFAWMEMTGNENPFYEYYDELLEILREYDVTISLGDAMRPGCLDDSTDAGQITELIELGLLTKRAWEKDVQVMIEGPGHMAMNEIAANMQIEKRLCHGAPFYVLGPLVTDIAPGYDHITSAIGGAIAATHGANFLCYVTPAEHLRLPDLSDVREGIIASKIAAHAADIANGIPGSRDRDNDMADARQKLDWEGMFKIAIDGKKAREYFESIPPEDQHSCSMCGKMCAVRTTNKILNGEVVQLKVES; encoded by the coding sequence ATGAATTATAAAACACAAATGGAAGCTGCTAAAAAAGGTATGCTAACTAAAGAAATGAAGGTAGTTGCTGATAAAGAAAATATTTCAGAAGAAAAATTAATGAAGCTTATAGCAGAAGGCAGAATTGTAATTCCAGCTAATATTAATCATAAATCACTTAGCCCAGAAGGAATTGGGGATGGTCTTAGAACAAAAATAAATGTTAACCTTGGTATTTCAGGAGACTCAGTTGATTATTGCAGAGAAATGGAAAAAGTAAAAATGGCAATAGAATTTGGAGCAGAAGCAATAATGGATTTGAGTAATTATGGGAAGACTCAAGAATTTAGAGAAAAGCTCATTGAATATTCTCCAGCAATGATAGGAACAGTACCAATGTACGATGCAATTGGATACCTTGAAAAAGATTTAATGGATATAAAGGCTAAGGATTTTCTTGATGTAGTTTTAGCACATGCAAAGGCAGGAGTTGATTTTGTTACCATTCATGCTGGGATAAATAAGAGAACTGTCTCACTATTTAAGGAAGATAAGAGAAGATTAAATATTGTTTCTCGTGGGGGGTCCTTGTTATTTGCATGGATGGAGATGACAGGTAATGAAAATCCATTTTATGAATATTATGATGAGTTATTAGAAATCCTAAGAGAATATGATGTGACAATAAGTTTAGGAGATGCAATGAGACCAGGGTGTCTTGATGATTCAACAGATGCTGGGCAAATCACAGAACTTATAGAATTAGGCTTGTTAACAAAGAGGGCTTGGGAAAAGGATGTCCAAGTTATGATTGAAGGACCTGGACATATGGCTATGAATGAAATTGCAGCAAATATGCAAATTGAAAAGAGATTATGTCATGGAGCACCATTTTATGTATTAGGGCCTCTTGTTACAGATATTGCTCCAGGTTATGATCATATTACATCAGCAATTGGAGGTGCTATTGCAGCAACTCATGGTGCAAATTTCCTTTGCTATGTAACACCTGCGGAACATTTGAGACTACCAGATTTATCAGATGTTAGAGAAGGTATTATTGCATCAAAGATTGCAGCTCATGCAGCAGATATTGCTAATGGTATTCCAGGCTCAAGAGATAGAGATAATGATATGGCAGATGCACGTCAAAAGCTTGATTGGGAAGGTATGTTTAAGATTGCCATTGATGGAAAGAAAGCAAGGGAATACTTTGAAAGTATACCACCAGAAGATCAGCATAGTTGTTCTATGTGTGGAAAAATGTGTGCAGTACGAACTACTAATAAGATATTAAATGGAGAGGTAGTTCAGTTAAAAGTTGAGAGTTAA